In Bradyrhizobium sp. WBOS07, the genomic window GAGGCGCTCGGCGGCAGCAGTCGGCGCCTGCGCCGGGCAGGCGGCGCGAATGATGTCGCGCGCATTGCTCCAGGCGGAGGCGAGCTCGTCGAGCGCGGTGCGCTGCAATTCGTTGGGGGCGACGGCCGCAGCGATGCGGTCGACCGGCAGGCCCCCGGTGTCGCTGGCCTCGCACAGGGCCTCGGCGGTGGGGACGCGCCGGCCGCGGCGGCCTTGCGGGGCGGTGTAGGCCGCGAGCTCGGTCGCCGCATAGGGCGCGAAGATCGCGGCATAGACGTCGCCATAGCCGTAGAGCGAAAGGCTGGTGGCATCGCCGAGGATGATGGCGTTGGTGAGGTCGTCGTGCGCGAACGGCCAGAACACCGGGCCGGTCCAGCCATAGCTGCCGTCGGGATGGCGCCACCAGCCTTGCATGCGGCGGCCGCCCTGCCAGCCCGCAAGCGCGGCCTGCGCGGTAAGCGCCGCGCGGAGCATATAAGGGTTCGCAGGCTGGCCGCGCTCGGCGCCGCGCGGATCTTGCGAGCGCAAGGCCGCGGAGCGGTAGCGGCTGCCCCGCACCGCCATGCGGGAATGGCGCAGGCGCGACATGCCGAGCATGTGGCCGACGGCGAAACGCGCCACGCCGAGCGGACCGCCGCGGATTCCGAATTGCGCTTCGGCTCTCTCGGGCAGCAGCACGGCCGCAATCAGGAGGGTCGCGCCGGTCAGCGCCAGTCCCATGCGTCCCGACATGACCGCCGACCTGACCAACTCGGCCTCCTCCCAGCTGCCACGCGCACACTGCGTCACAGGGGACATGACGCGCCAGGGAACCAATTGTTCCGGGGAGACACAGGGCAAAGCGTCGCGGGCGACCTATGGCCGGGCCGCACAATGACGCTTCGGCAGCGGCCTGCGCGCGCGCCTCGTCCTTCGAGACGCTTGCTGCGCAAGCTCCTCAGGATGAGGCTAAGCCACCGTCGAATTTGCCGCCACACACTCAGTCCTCATCCTGAGGGCCCGCCAAAGGCGGGCGTCTCGAAGGATGGCCGCGGGAAAGCTCCCGCTCACTCCGGCTTTTGCGGCACCACGAAAGTCTGGCCGGGATAGATCAAATTGGGGTTGCTGATCTTGTCGCGGTTGGCGTT contains:
- a CDS encoding Spy/CpxP family protein refolding chaperone encodes the protein MSGRMGLALTGATLLIAAVLLPERAEAQFGIRGGPLGVARFAVGHMLGMSRLRHSRMAVRGSRYRSAALRSQDPRGAERGQPANPYMLRAALTAQAALAGWQGGRRMQGWWRHPDGSYGWTGPVFWPFAHDDLTNAIILGDATSLSLYGYGDVYAAIFAPYAATELAAYTAPQGRRGRRVPTAEALCEASDTGGLPVDRIAAAVAPNELQRTALDELASAWSNARDIIRAACPAQAPTAAAERLGLMRERLEAMIEAIDAVAPPLAKFTDLLDDEQKARLNALGGERRAALASMQRKDSNKDSNKDSSKEASKDSSRDAPAAAACDADSDPRYDEKLQRQYEQLVQQQWPANDIAATLRLDEIARARFEVLQDTALRTMQTLSACPAVSAATPQARLAAAKARLEAMLAAVNGVTDALDDFEADLSDEQKAGFEAIGPKRGA